The Streptobacillus ratti genome includes a window with the following:
- a CDS encoding BRO family protein, with protein MKKRLKEEGSELLTICKQLKMKAIDGKMRLTDVSDMQGIFRIIQSIPSPKAEPFKLWLAEVGNILKILNLKAIIIAI; from the coding sequence ATGAAAAAGAGATTAAAAGAAGAGGGAAGTGAATTGCTTACAATTTGTAAGCAGTTGAAAATGAAAGCAATAGACGGAAAAATGCGTCTTACTGATGTGTCAGATATGCAGGGAATATTCCGTATTATCCAATCTATTCCATCACCAAAGGCAGAGCCGTTTAAACTATGGCTTGCAGAGGTGGGAAATATTTTAAAAATATTAAATTTGAAAGCAATTATTATAGCAATCTAA
- a CDS encoding transketolase has product MEKNELKEIAKSIRRNIVEMIYHAKSGHPGGSLSIADILTVLYFEEMNIDPKNPTMSNRDRLVLSKGHAVPALYATLMERGYIDKSLVTELRKFGSPLQGHPDLKKLQGIDMSTGSLGQGLSAAQGMAISAKISGEDYRVYAILGDGEMQEGQIWEAFMSSAHFKLDNLVAFLDYNDLQIDGKVSDVMPITPIADKYRAFNWHVIEINGHCFDEIRAALKEAKEVKGKPTVIIAKTSKGKGVSFMENNAGWHGKAPNLEELNKALEELK; this is encoded by the coding sequence ATGGAAAAAAATGAATTAAAAGAAATTGCAAAAAGTATTAGAAGAAACATAGTGGAAATGATATACCACGCAAAATCAGGACATCCTGGAGGGTCACTTTCAATAGCAGATATTTTAACTGTGCTATATTTTGAAGAAATGAATATAGATCCTAAAAATCCAACAATGTCTAATAGAGATAGATTAGTATTAAGTAAAGGTCATGCAGTACCAGCACTTTATGCAACTTTAATGGAAAGAGGATATATTGATAAGAGTTTAGTAACAGAACTTAGAAAATTTGGTTCACCTTTACAAGGGCATCCAGATTTAAAAAAATTACAAGGAATTGATATGTCTACTGGTTCATTAGGACAAGGATTATCAGCAGCACAAGGTATGGCAATTTCAGCTAAAATCTCTGGAGAAGATTATAGAGTTTACGCTATATTAGGAGACGGAGAAATGCAAGAGGGACAAATATGGGAAGCATTTATGTCATCAGCTCATTTTAAACTTGATAACTTAGTTGCATTTTTAGATTACAATGACTTACAAATAGATGGTAAGGTATCAGATGTTATGCCAATAACACCTATTGCAGATAAATATAGAGCATTTAATTGGCATGTAATAGAAATTAATGGACACTGCTTTGATGAAATTAGAGCAGCTTTAAAAGAAGCAAAAGAAGTTAAAGGAAAACCAACAGTAATTATTGCTAAAACTTCAAAAGGTAAGGGAGTTTCATTTATGGAAAATAATGCTGGTTGGCATGGTAAAGCACCAAATCTTGAAGAATTAAATAAAGCTTTAGAAGAGTTAAAGTAG
- a CDS encoding transketolase family protein encodes MKATRQAYGEALVKLGKLNKDVVVLEADLSKSTMTTFFNQEFPERHINLGIAEANMIGTAAGLATTGKIPFASTFAIFAAGRAYDQIRNSVAYPKLNVKICPTHAGISLGEDGGSHQSIEDIALMRVIPGMVVLQPADATETEKMIFAAAEYQGPVYVRLGRLPVADIYTDEYEFKIGKATTLTEGTDVAIIATGLLVNEALKAEKILKEKGISARVINMSTIKPLDEETVLKSAKECKFIITSEEHSIVGGLGGAVSEYLSENHPTKVIKHGINDMFGQSADGNVMLDKYRLRAERIVELVLENI; translated from the coding sequence ATGAAAGCAACAAGACAAGCATACGGAGAAGCGTTAGTTAAATTAGGTAAATTAAATAAAGATGTTGTAGTTTTAGAGGCCGATTTATCAAAATCTACTATGACTACATTTTTCAATCAAGAATTTCCTGAAAGACATATTAATTTAGGAATAGCAGAAGCAAATATGATAGGAACAGCAGCAGGGTTAGCAACTACTGGTAAAATACCTTTTGCATCAACATTTGCAATTTTCGCAGCTGGAAGAGCTTATGATCAAATAAGAAACTCAGTAGCATATCCTAAATTAAATGTTAAGATATGTCCAACACATGCAGGAATTTCTTTAGGAGAAGATGGTGGATCACATCAATCAATAGAAGATATAGCATTAATGAGAGTAATTCCAGGTATGGTAGTTTTACAACCAGCAGATGCTACAGAAACAGAAAAAATGATATTTGCAGCAGCTGAGTATCAAGGGCCTGTATACGTAAGACTTGGAAGATTACCAGTTGCAGATATATATACTGATGAATATGAATTTAAAATAGGTAAAGCAACTACATTAACAGAGGGAACAGATGTTGCAATTATTGCAACAGGACTATTAGTTAATGAGGCTTTAAAAGCAGAAAAAATATTAAAAGAAAAAGGAATAAGTGCTAGAGTAATTAATATGTCTACTATTAAACCTTTAGATGAAGAAACTGTTTTAAAATCAGCAAAAGAATGTAAGTTTATCATTACTTCAGAAGAGCATTCAATAGTAGGTGGACTTGGAGGGGCTGTAAGTGAATACCTTTCTGAAAATCATCCAACTAAAGTAATTAAACACGGTATTAATGATATGTTTGGACAAAGTGCCGATGGAAATGTAATGCTAGACAAATATCGTTTAAGAGCTGAAAGAATAGTGGAATTAGTTCTTGAAAATATTTAA
- a CDS encoding alpha/beta hydrolase gives MFLLDDYILSTIEKYPKVTLEESLKYVMKSKNRFICGKYSPLSFDMEFEEIAYMSANINLYGWYIKKDNAKKTIVINHGRKNNRIFCLKFLQLFVDMQLDEEYNIFIPDLRNSGKSDEAKTAFGYRFAEDIKNTLLMLNEKFNTKDFILYGFSQGGMGSALVPYLYEKELKEKDIKILKMILDSPVSNVKETILHHALFLGFKIPYAIMSFPLTRFNFKIDGKLNELRLSKILGKVPTLILQSEKDEATPYDMINKEYQIIRDKSMEDEGIIKPIFKAFRKGQHVRIYLQYKWEYTYSIQNFLNLS, from the coding sequence ATGTTTCTATTAGATGACTATATTTTAAGTACAATAGAAAAATATCCGAAAGTTACACTTGAAGAGTCTTTAAAGTATGTAATGAAAAGTAAAAATAGATTTATTTGTGGAAAATATTCACCTCTTTCTTTTGACATGGAATTTGAAGAAATAGCATATATGTCGGCTAATATCAATCTTTATGGTTGGTATATTAAAAAAGATAATGCAAAGAAAACAATAGTTATTAATCATGGTAGAAAGAATAATAGAATTTTTTGTTTGAAGTTTTTACAACTATTTGTAGATATGCAGCTTGATGAAGAATACAATATTTTTATACCAGATTTAAGAAATTCAGGAAAATCTGATGAGGCAAAAACCGCATTTGGTTATAGGTTTGCTGAAGATATTAAAAATACTTTGTTAATGTTAAATGAAAAATTTAATACTAAAGATTTTATACTTTATGGTTTCTCTCAAGGTGGTATGGGAAGTGCATTAGTCCCTTACTTATATGAAAAAGAACTTAAAGAAAAAGATATTAAAATATTAAAAATGATACTAGATTCTCCAGTATCAAATGTTAAAGAAACAATATTACATCATGCCCTATTTTTAGGATTTAAAATACCTTATGCAATAATGTCTTTTCCTCTTACAAGATTTAATTTTAAAATAGACGGTAAATTAAATGAACTAAGATTATCAAAAATATTGGGTAAAGTACCAACTTTAATACTTCAATCTGAAAAAGATGAGGCTACTCCATATGATATGATAAATAAGGAATATCAGATAATTAGAGATAAGAGTATGGAAGATGAGGGGATTATAAAGCCAATATTTAAGGCTTTTAGAAAAGGTCAACATGTAAGAATATATTTACAATATAAGTGGGAATACACTTATTCTATACAAAATTTTTTAAATTTAAGTTAG
- a CDS encoding MFS transporter → MSKRLTKATYFFYGLGVAYFMLDQVFNQWIQYFYLPSEKAIADYGISVIMPPIYLAIAFVIMRFVDAIADPVVGYMSDNSTSRLGRRSFYMLIGIIPLALSMIAFFFPITSGPLIATLYLAFIGSIYFIAYTLVGGPYNALIPDLASNKEERLNLSTMQSVFRLIFTAVPLIFSPIILSNMIKSGMSFIKAMRIMVTGFSVLSAIIVIISIFLLKENKVGHQNKSDVKKNNFREAFSYLKNKEIMLYFIGFFFFFSGFNIIRNSVLYYVTVILGQSEKAASTPTTILFAVSAIFFPVTQFLSKKFDYRKIMLFDLALIIFGTLGLIFLGEKSKLVFFLMFSIVGAGVSGSAFIFPPAMLSEISTKLYEKYNVSVEGMMFGIQGLFLKLALLLQIVTTTLVLSIGGKGGATRLGVMITLAIAIVFLVISFVSYYLKKSEI, encoded by the coding sequence ATGTCTAAAAGATTGACAAAAGCAACATATTTTTTTTATGGACTTGGTGTTGCATATTTTATGCTAGATCAAGTTTTTAATCAATGGATACAATATTTTTATCTACCGTCAGAAAAAGCCATAGCAGATTATGGAATTAGTGTAATAATGCCACCTATATATTTGGCAATTGCATTTGTAATTATGAGATTTGTAGATGCTATAGCAGACCCTGTGGTAGGATATATGTCTGATAACTCTACTTCTCGTTTAGGAAGAAGATCATTTTATATGCTAATTGGTATAATTCCTTTAGCTTTATCTATGATAGCATTTTTCTTTCCTATTACTAGTGGACCTTTAATTGCAACACTTTATTTAGCATTTATAGGGAGTATATATTTTATAGCTTATACTTTGGTTGGAGGACCATATAATGCTTTAATTCCTGATCTTGCATCAAATAAAGAGGAAAGATTAAATCTTTCTACAATGCAATCAGTATTTAGATTAATATTTACAGCAGTGCCATTAATATTTAGCCCTATTATTTTATCAAATATGATAAAATCTGGAATGAGCTTTATTAAGGCAATGAGAATAATGGTTACAGGATTTTCTGTATTAAGTGCTATTATTGTTATAATCTCAATATTTCTGTTAAAAGAAAATAAGGTAGGACATCAAAATAAGAGTGATGTGAAAAAAAATAATTTTAGAGAAGCTTTCTCATATTTAAAGAATAAAGAAATTATGCTATATTTCATAGGATTTTTCTTTTTCTTTTCAGGATTTAATATTATTAGAAATTCTGTATTATACTATGTAACTGTAATATTAGGACAAAGTGAAAAAGCAGCTAGTACACCAACAACTATATTATTTGCTGTATCAGCAATTTTCTTCCCTGTAACTCAATTTTTAAGTAAGAAATTTGATTATAGAAAGATTATGCTTTTTGATTTAGCATTAATAATATTTGGGACATTGGGACTAATTTTTTTAGGAGAAAAAAGTAAATTAGTATTCTTTTTAATGTTTTCAATAGTAGGTGCAGGGGTAAGTGGATCAGCATTCATATTCCCACCAGCTATGCTTAGTGAAATATCAACAAAACTTTATGAAAAATATAATGTGAGTGTTGAGGGTATGATGTTTGGAATACAAGGGCTATTTTTAAAACTAGCATTATTACTTCAAATAGTAACTACAACTTTAGTACTTTCTATAGGTGGAAAAGGTGGAGCAACTAGACTTGGAGTAATGATTACTTTAGCAATAGCAATAGTATTTTTAGTTATATCGTTTGTGAGCTATTATTTAAAGAAAAGTGAAATATAA
- a CDS encoding LuxR C-terminal-related transcriptional regulator produces MARKGKSIDEITKKAYISKRTVFNHLNNIYSKLGVNNKQEAVYKAEQLGYFFDF; encoded by the coding sequence ATGGCAAGAAAGGGTAAAAGTATAGATGAGATTACTAAAAAAGCATATATTAGTAAGAGAACAGTTTTTAATCATTTAAATAACATATACTCTAAGTTGGGTGTGAATAATAAGCAAGAGGCTGTGTATAAAGCTGAACAATTAGGTTATTTTTTTGATTTTTAA